In the Longimicrobiales bacterium genome, one interval contains:
- a CDS encoding DUF885 family protein, with translation MTRTLAVTATLLMTGFVLVGDAQAQSDAGWDDLVALDSELSTLRRPHRQNGVPQFGPGAMASRAQSITDVQAGLASLDATNWSVSGKVDYLLVWAKANGMEFEHRVTRPWQRDPILYLDQVRRVPYIDLPLTGEAASRWRESLEAVPELLRQAEANLDDASGELAGLAMFHLDNFDGVGQGQPYRDEPPGGTIAWFADLCERVEESQSQDAQACEAALEAVVGYRDWLVAEQPGMRSSAGIGSDNLEWYFRNVRLLPYGVTDIVLLGEREFHRYRAAYEIVRNRNARLPELELTRSAEQHEARTREAERQTLALIREQELLTLPDDLPDAFDSDTFWSPRALTDRHFWEELQFRNALNNHIHASVPGHRFDGLLARAGENPIRRGYGDSSRAEGWATYIEEMFVLAGLTRDVPRADELFYVALMKRASRIYAEASMHAGSFSLDEANRYMIDFVPYMEEDLGRYDLEGYLRRPGSGSGYMIGKIQLEKMLSEQALELGDDFKLGAFHDEVLSRGMIPLTLIRWEMTGADDEVRTLWQAATGGELGR, from the coding sequence ATGACGCGCACTTTGGCTGTGACAGCGACGCTGCTGATGACCGGATTCGTGCTGGTGGGAGATGCCCAAGCACAGTCGGACGCTGGATGGGACGATCTCGTAGCACTCGATTCCGAGCTCAGCACCCTCAGGCGGCCGCATAGGCAGAACGGGGTTCCGCAGTTCGGTCCCGGCGCCATGGCATCGCGAGCCCAGTCCATCACGGATGTTCAAGCCGGCCTAGCGTCGCTGGACGCGACGAACTGGTCAGTGTCCGGCAAGGTCGACTACCTGCTCGTGTGGGCGAAAGCGAACGGAATGGAGTTTGAGCATCGCGTGACCCGTCCTTGGCAAAGGGACCCAATCCTGTATCTGGACCAGGTCAGGCGTGTGCCGTATATCGACCTGCCGCTCACGGGTGAGGCCGCGAGCCGATGGCGCGAGTCCCTCGAAGCCGTTCCTGAGCTCCTCCGGCAAGCGGAGGCGAACCTCGACGATGCGTCCGGCGAACTCGCGGGTCTGGCAATGTTCCATCTCGACAACTTCGACGGCGTGGGGCAGGGGCAGCCGTATCGCGACGAGCCTCCCGGCGGGACCATCGCCTGGTTTGCGGATTTGTGTGAGCGCGTCGAAGAGTCTCAATCCCAGGATGCCCAAGCTTGTGAGGCCGCCCTCGAAGCGGTCGTCGGTTACCGGGATTGGCTGGTGGCGGAGCAGCCAGGTATGCGTTCCTCGGCCGGCATTGGGAGCGACAACCTGGAGTGGTACTTCCGCAACGTGCGGCTGCTGCCGTATGGCGTGACCGACATCGTGCTGCTCGGGGAGCGGGAGTTCCACAGATACCGTGCCGCGTACGAGATCGTGCGCAACCGAAACGCTCGTCTTCCTGAACTCGAACTGACGCGTTCGGCGGAGCAGCACGAGGCGCGGACACGGGAGGCCGAACGCCAAACCCTTGCTCTGATTCGCGAGCAAGAGCTACTGACCCTCCCGGACGACCTCCCTGACGCTTTCGATTCGGACACGTTCTGGAGCCCGCGGGCTCTGACCGATCGCCACTTCTGGGAAGAACTGCAGTTCCGCAACGCGCTCAACAACCACATCCATGCTTCAGTGCCTGGACACCGGTTCGACGGGCTGTTGGCGAGGGCAGGCGAGAATCCCATTCGGCGCGGTTACGGTGACAGCTCTCGAGCGGAGGGCTGGGCTACGTACATCGAGGAGATGTTCGTGCTGGCGGGGCTCACCCGCGACGTGCCGCGAGCAGACGAGCTCTTCTATGTGGCGCTTATGAAGCGCGCGAGCCGGATCTATGCTGAGGCGAGTATGCATGCCGGCAGCTTCAGCCTGGACGAGGCGAACCGCTACATGATCGACTTCGTACCGTACATGGAGGAAGACCTCGGTCGCTACGACCTGGAGGGCTATTTGCGTCGTCCTGGGTCAGGCAGCGGATATATGATCGGAAAAATCCAGCTTGAGAAGATGCTGTCCGAGCAGGCCTTGGAACTCGGTGACGATTTCAAGCTTGGAGCCTTCCACGACGAGGTCCTGTCGCGCGGCATGATCCCGCTCACGCTCATTCGCTGGGAGATGACGGGCGCGGATGACGAAGTGCGGACGCTGTGGCAAGCGGCGACCGGTGGAGAGTTGGGGAGGTAG